The Pseudomonas sp. FeN3W region GAACGCATACATCAACATCCGCAACGAAGAAAGCGGTGAAGAGCTGATGCGCTTCGACCTGTCCGAGGACTACAGCCTCGAAACCGCCGTGATCATGGCCGAGCTGTATCGCCACAATGGCGAGTGGAAGTTCAACGCTGTTGGTCAAGGCTATCGCAATGGCCTGATCGAGATCCTCAAGGACGCGGCCCTGGCCTAAGTCTGACGGGGAGGGGCAACCCTCCCCGCGTTCACCTCTTCTGAATACAAGGAACGCAACATGATCAATCTCGAAAAAGGCCAGCGCATCAACCTGAACAAAGCCGATGGCAGTGCGCTGACCGCCATCAAAATGGGCCTTGGCTGGGATCCGGCTCGCTCGGGTGGCTCTATTGACCTGGACGCCTCGTGCGTAATGCTGAGTGAGGACAAGCAGGTCATCGACCAGGTTTGGTTTCGCCAACTGAAAAGCCGTTGCGGAAATGTCCAGCATTCAGGTGACAACCTGACGGGCGAAGGTGATGGTGACGACGAAACCATCAAGGTCAGCCTTGCAGGCATCTCGGCTGATGTGAAGTACCTGGTTTTCACCGTCAATAGCTTCCGTGGCCAGACGTTCAACGAAGTTGCACGCGCAGGCTGCCAGATCTATGACGACAAGGGCAATGTGCTGGCCAAGTACGACCTGTCGGAAAAAGGCTCCAATACCGGCCTGATCATGGTCTGCGTGTATCGCCATAATGGCGCCTGGAAGGTCAATGCCCTGGGTTACCCAACCAACGGCAAGATCGCCAGCGAAATGCTGGCAGATATCAATCAAGTGATTTGATTGATTGAAAAACAATGCCCCGGCTTATGCCGGGGTTTTCATATGAGAAAAATTAAATGCCTGTGATGAAGAAACCTGCTGAAGAGCCAAATTCCTCCGAATGCTCTACTTGGCATATGTGGCTTCGGTTTTTTAAGACCGTGCTGCCGCTTTTTTTGATCAGCGCCGCCCTCACATGGGCCTTGTCACCGAGCAAAAAAGAATCCGTCATGGATTCTTCTCCACATGAGGCATTCCTGACGTCAAATTACATCACCAGTATCGATTTCGACAGAATTTGGCCATCAACCCAGCCATTGGACGTGATTGATGCTTGCCGCAAAGACAAGGGGCTCTGCGCTTTTTGGGCGCTCAACCGATATGGTGAAAATGTTTTTGCATCGATGCAGTTCCAAACC contains the following coding sequences:
- a CDS encoding TerD family protein, coding for MINLEKGQRINLNKADGSALTAIKMGLGWDPARSGGSIDLDASCVMLSEDKQVIDQVWFRQLKSRCGNVQHSGDNLTGEGDGDDETIKVSLAGISADVKYLVFTVNSFRGQTFNEVARAGCQIYDDKGNVLAKYDLSEKGSNTGLIMVCVYRHNGAWKVNALGYPTNGKIASEMLADINQVI